The window AAAAGTTTCTCGTAAAGCGATAGTAGGCTTGTGTGATATATTAGTAATATGGTGATTCTTCGCGTTTTAGATTTTGTTTTAAAACCCCAAATAGCTTTGGCTCACTGTGATATCCCCTGCGGTATTTACGAAACCAATACGCTTCTTATGGCGGCTCATACGATCGGGCGGATGGTCGAGGTTATGGAAGCAATTCCGATGGACAAGCCAACCCTGAAAGATAGAAATAACTTTATCAGGTGCGTGCACGTTAAAGAAAAACACGCC of the bacterium genome contains:
- the sodN gene encoding superoxide dismutase, Ni, which codes for MVILRVLDFVLKPQIALAHCDIPCGIYETNTLLMAAHTIGRMVEVMEAIPMDKPTLKDRNNFIRCVHVKEKHADICEEQLVTLWADFFKAEHFEKWPDLHEQIWKAVNLA